Proteins encoded together in one Planctomyces sp. SH-PL14 window:
- the ppdK gene encoding pyruvate, phosphate dikinase, with protein MATKYVYSFSGGKGEGNGKMKAELGGKGANLAEMCNIGLPVPAGFTIGTEVCNYYYANDRKYPPELKAQVEAALKEVEKVMGGEFGSKTNPLLFSCRSGARESMPGMMDTVLNIGMNDETVISLAKKSGDERFAWDSYRRFIQMYGDVVMGLKPQTKTDPDHFEELLEHKREKAGVKFDNELTAEQLKELVAEYKAVIKKHTGSEFPTDPMEQVWGCIGAVFSSWMNDRAIVYRRMYNIPHEWGTAVNVQAMVFGNLGDGCATGVGLTRDCAVGTPGFCGDYLINAQGEDVVAGIRTPLRIEETLGKDMPKAHAELDEIGKKLEKHFKEVQDVEFTIQEGRVWMLQTRNAKRTGFAAVRIAVDLVNEGLITEKEALQKRRIPADDLNQLLQPIFDTEAKKKATKENRAIAKGINAGPGAATGQIVFHASDAEALYNKDNNVQLILVRKETSPEDLRGMKVAKGILTAFGGASSHAALVSRQMGKVCIVGCGSLVVDYDKGTISSGGTTLKEGDWISIDGFTGEVFSGKVETKPSEIVQVLVQKTMKPEESETYTRYAQLMGWVDKYRKLKVRANAEQDEAHLADAFGCEGVGLCRTEHMFFSKIQEFREMIVSETKEQREKALAKLLPFQRADFTTLFKALGSRPVTIRLLDPPLHEFLSEHHLHDDDGLADRLSKAVGISKETVERRVEELKETNPMLGFRGCRLGIVFAEITAMQARAIFEAAADLKKQGVDVHPEVMVPLVGFKTELDHQTKIIRDTAEKVFAEKGVKVDYQVGTMIEIPRAALTAGEIAKTAEFFSFGTNDLTQTTLGMSRDDYGSFIPLYRENDVIGDDPFQKIDQTGVGRLMEIACKDGRATREKLKLGICGEHGGEPSSVMFCHKLGLDYVSCSPFRIPIAKLAAAQQALES; from the coding sequence ATGGCGACGAAGTACGTGTACTCCTTTTCCGGTGGAAAGGGAGAAGGCAACGGCAAGATGAAGGCCGAGCTGGGTGGCAAGGGCGCGAACCTGGCGGAAATGTGCAACATCGGTCTGCCGGTCCCGGCCGGTTTCACGATCGGCACCGAGGTCTGCAACTACTACTACGCCAACGACCGCAAGTATCCCCCCGAGCTCAAGGCTCAGGTCGAAGCGGCCCTCAAGGAAGTCGAAAAGGTCATGGGGGGCGAGTTCGGCTCCAAGACCAACCCGCTCCTCTTCAGCTGCCGCTCGGGCGCCCGTGAGTCGATGCCCGGGATGATGGACACCGTCCTCAACATCGGGATGAACGACGAGACCGTCATCTCCCTCGCCAAGAAGTCGGGCGATGAACGGTTCGCCTGGGACAGCTACCGCCGCTTCATTCAGATGTACGGCGACGTCGTGATGGGCCTCAAGCCCCAGACCAAGACCGACCCGGACCACTTCGAAGAACTCCTCGAGCACAAGCGCGAGAAGGCGGGCGTGAAGTTCGACAACGAACTCACCGCCGAGCAGCTCAAGGAACTGGTCGCCGAGTACAAGGCGGTCATCAAGAAGCACACCGGCAGCGAGTTCCCGACCGATCCGATGGAACAGGTCTGGGGCTGCATCGGCGCCGTGTTCAGCAGCTGGATGAACGACCGGGCGATCGTCTATCGCCGCATGTACAACATCCCCCACGAGTGGGGGACGGCCGTCAACGTCCAGGCGATGGTCTTCGGCAACCTCGGCGACGGCTGTGCGACGGGCGTCGGCCTGACCCGCGACTGTGCCGTCGGAACGCCGGGCTTCTGCGGCGACTACCTGATCAACGCTCAGGGTGAAGACGTCGTCGCCGGGATCCGGACCCCGCTCCGGATCGAAGAGACCCTCGGCAAGGACATGCCGAAGGCCCACGCCGAGCTCGACGAGATCGGCAAGAAGCTCGAAAAGCACTTCAAGGAAGTCCAGGACGTCGAGTTCACGATCCAGGAAGGCCGCGTCTGGATGCTCCAGACCCGTAACGCCAAGCGGACCGGCTTCGCCGCCGTTCGCATCGCGGTCGACCTCGTCAACGAAGGGCTGATCACCGAGAAGGAAGCCCTCCAGAAGCGCCGCATCCCGGCAGACGACCTGAACCAGCTCCTCCAGCCGATCTTCGACACCGAAGCCAAGAAGAAGGCGACCAAGGAAAACCGCGCGATCGCCAAGGGGATCAACGCCGGTCCGGGGGCCGCCACCGGCCAGATCGTCTTCCACGCCTCGGATGCGGAAGCGCTCTACAACAAGGACAACAACGTCCAGCTGATCCTCGTCCGTAAGGAAACGAGCCCGGAAGACCTTCGCGGGATGAAGGTCGCGAAGGGAATTCTCACGGCGTTCGGCGGGGCCTCCTCGCACGCCGCGCTCGTTTCCCGCCAGATGGGTAAGGTCTGCATCGTCGGTTGCGGTTCGCTCGTCGTCGATTACGACAAGGGGACGATCTCGTCGGGCGGCACGACCCTCAAGGAAGGGGACTGGATCAGCATCGACGGATTCACCGGCGAAGTCTTCAGCGGCAAGGTCGAGACCAAGCCGAGCGAGATCGTCCAGGTTCTCGTCCAGAAGACGATGAAGCCGGAAGAGTCCGAGACCTACACCCGCTACGCCCAGCTGATGGGCTGGGTCGACAAGTACCGCAAGCTCAAGGTCCGGGCGAACGCCGAGCAGGACGAAGCCCACCTGGCCGACGCGTTCGGCTGCGAAGGTGTGGGCCTGTGCCGGACCGAGCACATGTTCTTCTCGAAGATCCAGGAATTCCGGGAAATGATCGTCTCGGAAACCAAGGAACAGCGGGAGAAGGCGCTCGCCAAGCTCCTGCCGTTCCAGCGGGCCGACTTCACGACGCTGTTCAAGGCCCTCGGCAGCCGGCCGGTGACGATCCGTCTGCTCGATCCGCCGCTGCACGAGTTCCTCTCGGAGCACCACCTGCACGACGACGACGGCCTCGCCGATCGTCTCTCGAAGGCGGTCGGGATCTCGAAGGAGACCGTCGAGCGCCGCGTGGAAGAGCTGAAGGAAACGAACCCGATGCTCGGCTTCCGCGGATGCCGGCTGGGCATCGTGTTCGCGGAAATCACCGCCATGCAGGCCCGGGCGATCTTCGAAGCGGCCGCCGACCTCAAGAAGCAGGGTGTCGACGTCCATCCGGAAGTCATGGTGCCGCTCGTCGGCTTCAAGACCGAGCTCGATCACCAGACGAAGATCATCCGCGACACCGCGGAGAAGGTCTTCGCCGAGAAGGGTGTGAAGGTCGACTACCAGGTCGGCACGATGATCGAAATCCCGCGTGCGGCGCTGACCGCCGGCGAGATCGCGAAGACCGCCGAGTTCTTCTCGTTCGGAACGAACGACCTGACGCAGACGACGCTCGGCATGAGCCGCGATGACTACGGCTCGTTCATTCCGCTGTACCGCGAGAACGACGTGATCGGTGACGACCCGTTCCAGAAGATCGACCAGACCGGTGTCGGCCGGCTGATGGAGATCGCCTGCAAGGACGGCCGCGCCACCCGCGAGAAGCTGAAGCTGGGGATTTGCGGCGAGCACGGGGGCGAACCGTCCTCGGTCATGTTCTGCCACAAGCTCGGCCTCGACTACGTGAGCTGTTCGCCGTTCCGGATTCCGATTGCGAAGCTGGCCGCGGCTCAGCAGGCGCTCGAGTCCTAA
- a CDS encoding tetratricopeptide repeat protein has protein sequence MPRNRDRSERPAGRLALDSAAGHSEATTGGLDRTRNRVLWQNLGLGALLVAVVLAVFGQAAWFGYVNFDDPEYIRNSKHVEGGPTLENLKWGLTTLYFANWHPLTWWSWQADVALWGDNPEGHHVTNLLIHAVNALLVWRVMWTLTGLRFGSFLLALVFAIHPLRWESVAWISERKGLLSALFALLAVDRYAAYARSPSLVRMGIVAVCLALSLMSKAMAVTLPAVLLVLDWRPLGRWKSWRDGVWLALEKWPLWLLVAGSVFVTFIAQQRGGAVRTLHEVSGVQRVLGAAWAYTVYVGQTLWPANLCVFYPLPDHRPWWQAVVAIVVLLGGTIGAILAARRWPAVTVGWLCYLGMLVPVIGLVQLGGQAHADRYVYLPSIPLLAAIGTVAVGLLGPRARSFGVGVAFAVLLIPLALQSVAQGRVWRNGRTLWLHAARVAPCAESWWNVGILNLDARRYDDAARAFQEAVQLVPEVPEYHAGLAAALDGLERWDEAEAAASSALKLAGADLQETRARCHLILGKGAVRRGDLPEARRLLEEGLGTARNVELRSEIAVRLMRAGAPREALPHLTRIRDDDPDSSAAQGNVGNAYLELGDWQAAADSFGKAVELLPREPRLRSRWVTMLLASGQDDAARREVQILVKMDSNWPVASLRAAARMTSSADSTPSQIAEGYWLAAAVRLLFDPPPPEALDIMGMGAAGQGRFDEAARLGEEAAKLARTAGREDLAKAIDTRVEHYRAGRRPPTP, from the coding sequence ATGCCGAGGAACCGCGACCGATCCGAACGCCCCGCGGGACGCCTCGCGCTCGACTCCGCTGCGGGGCATTCCGAGGCCACCACCGGGGGGCTCGACAGGACCAGGAACCGTGTCCTGTGGCAGAATCTCGGACTGGGGGCTCTGCTCGTCGCGGTGGTCCTGGCGGTCTTCGGCCAGGCGGCGTGGTTCGGCTATGTGAACTTCGACGACCCCGAGTACATCCGGAACAGCAAACATGTCGAAGGGGGCCCGACCCTCGAGAATCTGAAGTGGGGGCTGACCACCCTGTACTTCGCGAACTGGCATCCTCTGACGTGGTGGTCCTGGCAGGCCGATGTCGCGCTGTGGGGAGACAATCCCGAAGGGCATCACGTCACGAATCTGCTGATCCATGCCGTCAATGCCCTGCTCGTGTGGCGGGTGATGTGGACGCTGACCGGCCTGCGATTCGGCAGCTTTCTGCTCGCGCTCGTGTTTGCGATCCACCCTCTGCGGTGGGAATCCGTCGCGTGGATCTCGGAGCGGAAAGGGCTGCTGAGTGCACTCTTCGCTCTATTGGCGGTCGACCGTTATGCGGCTTACGCCCGCTCACCGTCGCTGGTCAGGATGGGGATCGTTGCGGTCTGCCTGGCGCTGAGCCTGATGTCGAAGGCGATGGCCGTGACGCTTCCCGCCGTGCTCCTCGTTCTTGACTGGCGGCCTTTGGGGCGCTGGAAATCCTGGCGGGATGGCGTGTGGCTCGCGCTGGAAAAGTGGCCGCTGTGGCTGCTCGTCGCCGGGTCGGTGTTCGTTACGTTTATCGCCCAGCAGCGCGGCGGGGCGGTCCGAACGCTGCATGAGGTGAGCGGCGTTCAACGGGTGCTGGGGGCGGCCTGGGCGTACACCGTTTATGTCGGACAAACCCTCTGGCCGGCGAACCTCTGTGTCTTCTATCCCCTTCCCGATCACCGTCCCTGGTGGCAGGCTGTCGTGGCGATCGTCGTCCTGCTGGGCGGGACGATCGGCGCGATCCTGGCCGCGCGGCGCTGGCCGGCGGTCACGGTCGGCTGGCTCTGCTATCTCGGGATGCTGGTCCCGGTGATCGGCCTGGTCCAGCTGGGGGGGCAGGCCCACGCGGACCGCTACGTTTATCTCCCGAGCATTCCGCTGCTCGCGGCAATCGGGACTGTGGCCGTTGGCCTCCTCGGGCCTCGCGCGCGGAGTTTCGGCGTTGGGGTGGCGTTCGCCGTCCTTCTCATTCCACTGGCTCTCCAGAGCGTCGCTCAGGGCCGGGTCTGGCGAAACGGCCGGACCCTGTGGCTCCATGCGGCCCGCGTCGCTCCGTGCGCGGAGAGTTGGTGGAACGTCGGGATTCTCAATCTGGACGCCCGGCGCTACGACGACGCGGCCCGGGCGTTTCAGGAGGCTGTCCAGCTCGTTCCCGAAGTGCCGGAGTACCACGCGGGGCTCGCGGCGGCTCTTGATGGCCTGGAACGGTGGGACGAGGCCGAGGCGGCGGCCAGCTCCGCCCTGAAACTGGCGGGCGCTGATCTCCAGGAGACGCGCGCCCGCTGCCACCTCATCCTGGGGAAAGGGGCAGTCCGCCGTGGCGACCTGCCCGAAGCCCGCCGGTTGTTGGAAGAGGGACTCGGCACCGCCAGGAACGTCGAACTGCGGAGTGAGATCGCGGTGCGGCTGATGCGCGCCGGGGCTCCCCGCGAAGCCCTTCCGCACCTCACCAGGATCCGCGACGACGATCCGGACAGCTCCGCGGCCCAGGGGAATGTCGGGAACGCCTATCTGGAACTCGGCGACTGGCAGGCCGCGGCGGACTCGTTCGGCAAGGCGGTCGAACTGCTGCCGCGGGAACCCCGGCTGCGGAGTCGCTGGGTCACCATGCTCCTGGCCTCCGGTCAAGACGACGCGGCCCGCCGGGAAGTGCAAATCCTCGTGAAGATGGACTCGAACTGGCCGGTCGCCTCCTTGCGGGCGGCGGCCCGGATGACTTCGAGCGCGGACTCGACGCCTTCGCAGATTGCCGAAGGCTACTGGCTCGCTGCGGCCGTCCGGCTCCTGTTCGATCCTCCCCCGCCCGAGGCCCTCGACATCATGGGGATGGGAGCCGCCGGCCAGGGCCGCTTCGACGAGGCGGCTCGACTCGGGGAGGAGGCGGCGAAGCTCGCTCGCACGGCGGGACGGGAGGACCTGGCGAAGGCGATCGACACGCGGGTGGAGCATTACCGGGCCGGTCGGCGTCCTCCCACCCCGTGA